TGACCGCACTTGCAGCAGGTAGGCTCCGGCGACATTCGGATGGAAGTTAAATTCCGGCGTCGGGCTCACTTCGGAGACGGTGGTTCCGACGAGTTTTTGTCCGCTGGTGAAGGAAACATTGTCCACATACCAGCCGACTCCGGTGTTGGTCTGGGTGTAAGCCGAGCCTTGGCGCAGGGCGTAACGGAAGCGGACTTTCACCTCGCGGCCATTGTAGGCAGCAAGCGAGACCGAACGTTTGGCGAATGCTCTTTCGCCCGCATTGTTGCGTCCTCTTTGGGACCAAACGGGAGTCCACTGGCTGCCTCCATCGGTGGAGACTTCGACTGTGCCGGCTTCATAACCGGTGGCGTAGGTTAAGCGGCTGCTGAAGTTGAGTTTGGTAGTACCCGTGCAGAGAACGGGCGTTTGCAGGACAAAGCTGGATTCCGTGAAACGGGGATGCGTCAGGTGATAGGAATATCTCCCCACCGCACGAACCCGGCTGTCGCGAGCCGTGCCCCTCATGTCCACTCCAGCGGTGGATTCAGCACCGACGACGGTGGTGTAGGCGGCTTTCATACTGATCTTCCACTGGTAACCGGTGGCCAGGGTTTGCTCGGCCACCGTGTATCCATTATCCGCGCCCACAGTCGGAGTGTAGGACCCGTTGATGGCAAAATCCGGCGTGTCCGACCCCGCCGAGGCGGGGTCAAAGGCGATTACATTGTAACTGAAGGTTTGGGGCAAACCGCCCACGCCGACGTTGCTGACGGTCACGTGATACACCGTGTCGTCCGCCGGTTTCACCGGGCCAGACCAGGCATCGGGGTTCAAGTTATTGGGAACGAAGACGATCGTGTTTTCGCCGTAGCCCTGCATCCGGCTCTGCACGCTCACGGGGATGCTGACGTTATTCCGGGTCACGCTGACGGATGCGCTGGAAAAATCGCCTTCTGGATACGAAAACGACCAGCGGGGATAGACCAGTTGATAAGGCACAAATCCCTTCGGCGGCCAGGCGACAAATCCGTCGCGAACCTCAGGCCGCTCGTCAGCATAATGATTCAAGTCGAGCGTCCACAAGGCGTTGGCAGAGTAGTTGGAGCCGTTCGCGGGAACGTCGCCCGTGCCCATTTGCTGGGTCTCGGGATACAAAATCCAGCGACGGTGACCCACCGGAGCGTTCACACTGCCGGGGTCTTCCATGTAGCCGGAGATCGCGTCGGAGCCGTAGTTCGAAAGGGAAAGATTCGACTTGCCCGCCGCTGTGGCGCCGGGAGTGGAGTAGCATTTCCATGAGGTCGGCGGCGTGTGATCGACGGCTCCATTGGCGCTCATCATCAAGGCCGCGGATTGGTCCATTGTGCTCCAACTCGGATTGTTCGTCACCCCGGCAGGCAGCCCGGCGAAAGCGCGAAAGAAATTAACCCGCAGAAACACCCGGGCCTTGAATGCATCGGAAGTCGTCCCTGGATTGCTGCCGGCGACGCTGCCCGTCCAGCCAGTGGAAATGTTTTGCGAGGCGGGATAGATCGCATTGTAAAAGACCCGGGATTGCTCGCGGCTCGAGGTGTCCACGACCAGACCAGCTTGGGCGGTCGCAGAGAAAAACAGGGCCGATGCCTGACACAAGGCGGCGACTTTGAGCAGATTGGAGAAATAGGGTGCTTTCATAAACGGTGGAGTTCCTAGACTCTTTAAGAGCACAGCCTGAGCCGTAAAATGCCGCCGCTTGCCTGTTAGTTATCGATCTGACAGGATAAACGCCGCCCGAATCCACGATCTGCCCTGCCGGTTGCGCATCCGCTGTTTTTACCATTTCACCGATCCATGAAGTCCATCTCTGAGCGCTTTACCTTGGCTACCAAGGACTTACAGCGTGATGCAACTTACCTCGCCGGCGTTTCTGGTGGACGAGACTCGGTGGTTCTGGTGCATCTCTTGCGAGTTGCGGGCTTTCAGAACATCGTCTTGTGCCACCTCAATCATGGAGTGCGCAAAGCCGCTGAGGCCGACAGTAAGTTCGTTGAACGACTCGGAGTCGTAGCAAATATGCGAGTCATTAT
This genomic stretch from Chthoniobacterales bacterium harbors:
- a CDS encoding CAP domain-containing protein yields the protein MKAPYFSNLLKVAALCQASALFFSATAQAGLVVDTSSREQSRVFYNAIYPASQNISTGWTGSVAGSNPGTTSDAFKARVFLRVNFFRAFAGLPAGVTNNPSWSTMDQSAALMMSANGAVDHTPPTSWKCYSTPGATAAGKSNLSLSNYGSDAISGYMEDPGSVNAPVGHRRWILYPETQQMGTGDVPANGSNYSANALWTLDLNHYADERPEVRDGFVAWPPKGFVPYQLVYPRWSFSYPEGDFSSASVSVTRNNVSIPVSVQSRMQGYGENTIVFVPNNLNPDAWSGPVKPADDTVYHVTVSNVGVGGLPQTFSYNVIAFDPASAGSDTPDFAINGSYTPTVGADNGYTVAEQTLATGYQWKISMKAAYTTVVGAESTAGVDMRGTARDSRVRAVGRYSYHLTHPRFTESSFVLQTPVLCTGTTKLNFSSRLTYATGYEAGTVEVSTDGGSQWTPVWSQRGRNNAGERAFAKRSVSLAAYNGREVKVRFRYALRQGSAYTQTNTGVGWYVDNVSFTSGQKLVGTTVSEVSPTPEFNFHPNVAGAYLLQVRSQVFDSYYSDWSMTKPVSAQ